One genomic window of Phalacrocorax aristotelis chromosome 21, bGulAri2.1, whole genome shotgun sequence includes the following:
- the YOD1 gene encoding ubiquitin thioesterase OTU1 has protein sequence MLRLRCKARSGTHPLPGLTAHSRLRDMQAALAALTGVPAPAQRLLLGFPPRSLDLSDGERRLGDLGIHSGDTLIVEEDTSKPKTDSPVVAKRTMSNAVREAVPVLARRVVPADNSCLFTSVYYVVEGGVYDPGCAPEMRSLIAQIVASDPESYCEAVLGKTNREYCDWIRREETWGGAIEVSILSKFYQCEICVVDTQTVRIDRFGEDAGYTKRVLLIYDGIHYDPLERKIPDSDIPPQTIFSTTDDVVLAQALELADEARRKRQFTDVNRFTLRCMVCQKGLTGQVEAREHAKETGHTNFGEV, from the exons ATGCTGCGGCTGCGCTGCAAGGCCCGGAGCGGCACCCATCCGCTGCCCGGCCTCACGGCCCACTCCCGCCTCCGGGACATGCAGGCCGCCCTCGCCGCCCTCACCGGCGTCCCCGCCCCGGCCCAGCGCCTCCTTCTCGGTTTCCCACCGCGGAGCCTGGACCTCAGCGACGGCGAGCGGCGGCTCGGCGACCTCGGCATCCACTCGG GTGATACTCTAATAGTTGAAGAAGATACGTCCAAACCCAAGACCGACTCGCCTGTAGTCGCGAAAAGAACGATGTCCAACGCGGTGAGGGAAGCCGTGCCGGTGCTCGCGAGGAGGGTCGTTCCGGCAGATAACTCCTGTCTCTTCACCAGCGTGTACTACGTGGTGGAGGGGGGCGTTTACGACCCAGGTTGCGCTCCAGAGATGCGCAGCCTCATAGCCCAGATAGTAGCAAGCGATCCCGAGTCTTACTGTGAGGCAGTTCTAGGGAAAACCAACCGGGAGTATTGCGACTGGATCAGGAGAGAGGAGACTTGGGGAGGAGCCATCGAAGTGTCCATTTTATCCAAATTTTACCAGTGCGAAATCTGTGTGGTGGACACACAGACAGTCAGAATCGACCGTTTTGGGGAAGATGCCGGTTACACTAAGCGGGTCCTTTTAATTTATGATGGGATTCATTACGATCCGCTTGAGCGTAAAATCCCCGACTCGGACATTCCTCCCCAGACCATTTTCTCCACAACCGATGATGTTGTTCTTGCGCAAGCGTTGGAGTTGGCGGATGAAGCCAGACGGAAGAGGCAGTTTACCGATGTGAATCGCTTTACGCTGAGGTGCATGGTGTGCCAGAAGGGACTAACTGGACAAGTGGAAGCCAGAGAACACGCCAAGGAGACCGGACACACCAACTTTGGAGAAGTGTGA